GTGGGAGCAAGGAAAGATTGACTATATGGTCGGCAGGCTAGAGGGCTACAGGTCTGACCTGCAGCTTATGATGATCAATGCCGTCTTGAATAGGCAATCGTTTCTGCAGCGATCGATCGACACGCTCAAAAGCAATAacgatgagcttggcatcAAATCGGACGTGATGCTCGCTCGCGTCCAGGACCTCAAGGATGAGCTTCGCGATATACTGCATGCGTCTCAGCACAGCATGCCGGGGGTAGATGCGGCGTTTCTGCCTCACTTCGCCGATAACGCCCTGCGCGACAAGCTGGGCGAATTGTACGCTGAGGCTCAAGAGATCGCCAAAGCAACAGATATGCTGCGGTCGTTGCGGTTTCACCGAATGACGCTGCGTCGCCACAACGTCGCCGACAGACACCTCACCACTCTCGAATGGGCCTATGAGAAACACCACGAGGGCCAGCGGCTTCATTTTCGTGAGTGGCTTGAAAGGGGCAAGGGGGTATACTGGGTTACTGGTAACGCCGGTTCCGGCAAgtcgaccttgatgaagttTGTCTATCTGGACCCGCGGACCAAACAGTATCTGCGAAGCTGGGCCGGACAACAGCAGAACCTCGTTATggccgacttcttcttttggaaaCCCGGTGCAGAACTTGAGCGATCCCAAAGCGGTCTTTTGCGTTCGTTGCTTTATGAAGTGCTTCGGCAGATGCCCGCGATTATGCCCCGGGTGCTAGGGGCGAGATGGGACGACTGGATCACAGATGAACCGTGGACGCTGAGCGAACTGCAAGAAATTTTCCGCCTCGTCAGTGAGAAGTCAAGAACATCTAATCATCCTGACATTAAGTTCTGCTTTTTCGTGGATGGTCTCGACGAATACATGGGCCAATCACACGAGATAGCCCAGGCTGTGCAGGAGCTCAGCGACACACCTAACATCAAACTCTGTGTATCAAGCCGACCGTGGAACACATTCGAGGCAGCGTTTGGGCACGACGAAAAAGCACTTTTGCGCGTGCACGAGCATAATCGCGAGGACATCCGGAGATATGTGCATGAGATCCTGGGCCAGCACCGCAGTTTCAAGCAGCTGGTTCTAGAAAATCAAGAGTACCAGCGAGTGCTTCACAAGATTGTGAGCAAGGCCAAGGGGGTGTTTCTGTGGGTGTTCCTGGTGGTGCGGAATATGAAAGAGTCGTTGCCAAATGAGGATActgtgaagatgatggagcgAATCGTGGATGACTTCCCATCCGAGCTGGAAGATTACTTTGGAAGGATGCTGGATATCATCGTGCCGCGATACCACGAGGCATCGTCGAGAATATTGTTAGGTGTTATGGAGAGCAACACCCTCATTCCGCTAACCTTGGTAGCCCACATTTTgcccgaggaagaagatggtccCGTGAGCGTGGACCACCTTCATTCCTCGAGAAAGCTGCGAGCTCGGCTCAAGGCCTACTGCGGAGATCTCATGACGGTTGTCGAAGATCTCGGGTATAGAACGAACTTTACGGACTGCCACGAGCGCATAGACTTTCTGCATCGCACAGTTAACGACTACCTGCACAGCCCACCCGTCAAGTGCAAGCTGCAGAGCCGGGTTCCACAGTGCTTCAACCCATCTGAGTCAATTGTGCAAACTGCAAGCCGTTATTTCAAGTTCGCGAATCAGTCCATCAACATCGCATTGCCGCATCCCGTGGTAGAAATACTCATATCCGAGGCTGCCAAGCTGGAAGACGTTGAATATGAATACGATGTATCCATTGTTGACGAGGTGAGAGAGTACGTCGTGAAGTCAAACACTGGTCCTTCAAATCGCGAATTTGTCAAGGTGGCGCTTCAGCGAGGATTATACTCGTACATCCGAGAGAGGTTCAAGGACATGTCGGTGTTTAGGTGCGGTCTCGATGCAACATGGGCGTTGAGGTATGTCttgtttgaggttgatttCCACGGCCAGCAGCAGGCCATAGTAGCGTACAAGATAAAACCGAGGATGGTGCGGGCGCTGCTGGACCGGGGGGCCAACCCGAATGCCATGGCCGTAGACGGTACGACGTCAGACATTTCTGCCCTCCAGTTTCTGTCCAAACCACAGGCCAGTATCTGGGTCAACTACGTCAGTCGCCTGGTCCCCGACGAGACGGTATCGGCGCTGCTCAAGCCCTCAATCGACAGCCAAGTGTTTGAGGCCGAGATGTGCGGCATCTTCGTCGAGCACGGTGCAGAGTACTCTGCTGCTCTCACTGGGCGGCAAAATGTGCGTGGTGCCCTTCAAATGTATTTTGGTGATATGCCGCGCGAGGCGGAACGGCTGGAGTTGCTGGCGCGGAGATGGAGACGCAGAGGTATGATTAGCTGGGCAGTCGAGCCAAGCGCGAGCGGCCAGGAGCTGCTTCGGCCTGATACCGGTAGGCCGCATTCACACAGTCCAAAGCCCGGCAGGCTGTCACCTAATATGGATAGTGGGGGAAGGAGGAGGGACAAGATGCGGGACAAGTTTAAGTCGTGgttattatagatatatagttacattataattaatagaatatttaaaaatataagtatattaatataaaatagttaatttcTAAAAGACTAAGTTtagatacttataaataaacttttatattttaatttaattttaatttaatatttctaaaatGCAATAATAGAAgctttaaaaaataatattattaagctataaacctataattaatatattatctataagagAATCATTTATTAATTGAAGTCTATTATTTACGGGAACTGAAGTtattggaaagcttgtgtattgtccttcttctagaagaggggaaattctatatttaaatcccttaacttctggcatcttgctaaggttttacctaaatataagcaatcatttcattctcccaatctaaCACCCCTCTTTAGTgtataataattctaatagtaatatactaatcttaaagatttaagtattatattatattacttcgGTAAGATATCGGTAGACTGTTATAAAGTGgtctatacttatattatcttaGTAACtagattttagtatttatatttttctgccttgctaaaattattagtttttagtaagctcttattaatatcttatttacttatctttaaaattctttagttgCAATttctaatagttttattactatatcctatattaacttttatataaacaTTCTTTAAgagtttatctataatctagaggtttagctaattaattagtccCCTAGCAAGATCCTATATTTTTACtgtatctataatatctactgcaatctctctctttaatactgCGCCAGCCCCTTACTAAAGTgttatattttctatattaataactaaaagaaatatagctttatatatatttctttaccttaattattaggtctttgctaacattttattaattccttataagtactttagtataatttaggcttactacctAGCAATTAAGCGCCTTTAGGATCATTTTACTAATAAGGAACTTAATCCTATTTAGGTCtagtaggcctatactgCAATTAAGTCTTGCAGTATAGCTTAGtaagtagttattaactatatatataaccctatCTctagtagtaataatattctagctgctataatttagtcttaagatattatatccctttaggacctttaggcactCTAGtaccttatttctatatattttttattaaggcttttctAACTTcttaattaatctatttttaaggtaatattaaacttactcttAAGGAAGTATCTGCTTAAGTTGCCTCTATAATACCTCTCTATACCTGCAATATCTCTGCCGTAACCTACCTTTATTTAGCAATCCTTTGCCTAAATACCTGTAAGAATATCCCTATTAAGGGTAAAAAGACCTGCAATAAACTCCTATctgcatttaaagctaagcCAGCTCTTTATACTCtgcttaataagtatttagataaCCCTATTCCTAACATTCCAGTTGCTTTTACTAGCATTACTCCTATTAGTTATCCTAGCCAGTCTACTCCTGCCTATCACTAAGGCGCCGCCAAGCCTTCTTACACCCCtaaataatttagctaaaggtttttagttctttagtctttattatatagttagcattagttatataagtattcaCTAGGGCTTTGCCCCTTCTATACTTTAGTAGTTTTTTGAGAGTAATAAATCTAAACTAAATCTTTTAGGcatctattttattatataacctaatctaaaataatttctatctgccatttaattactataatctcAGTAAGCCCtagttacttaagaaaattttagaatttcttactAATAAGGTTCTTAATCAGGCCATTAGCTATTAGCtaagttaataaggtatatatcATATTTACTGTCCTATTTACTACTTCTTAtcttagctaatagttatagatctatatatattataactttatatacaGCTTAACTAATTCCtccttaattaattaaatagtttataagttattatattagatagttacctttagtagcttaataaggcCTTACTAAGGGATCTTATTTTCTAGATTAACTTAcaataaagatataagccagcttataaagatagcctctttagctgcTTATAatagggcaagtaattccgccttaatagtagatataattacagtatcttatttatttacttaccaGCTTATTACTcctctaaatagttatatagtaaaggcctgTAAGCTTTAATAGTCTACTAAGTTATCAGTAAAGCTTGCATTTAAGGCTActagtaacctattaactaaagaGTTGTTattacttctaaattaaagggctaaatCTTTGgtttaggtaagatactatagtgctctatCTGccactttataatattatagttttaagttttagttaaatcttactaattggctagctataaaggcaatatttaggcaagttattactgcagtatatataataatacctactttttattaataactatttatactttttaggcttaataatttaatatatagtaataactctttttatgctattaagataactgctttatatcttaataagaggtctagaagtaattattgcattttattaatatatatagcttaggagagctataggtaacAGTTTAGTCTGTcctttataaccttaatgcctaaaaACCATTATAGGGTCTTacctcctttaatataatatatctcttataacttctttattaaatcttttaccttttcttcttattccttTAGGTAGTAGAGgatatagttatctatatagaagaaaaatactatattgccttaaacctaataacagtccttattaagtatttagtaaaatcctatatataatagatctttcttaaagtgtttttactataaaagaggtaacctttaaagtctatataatgccttttatagcttaaggactatatCAGGTTTTTAGTAACCTATTggtatttctatatatatatctttatctaatattaattatataaatatattaactatattatactaaagtatcttatagttaaatctagttataattactattagaacCCTAAAAGACATTTTAgccagtatagctatatatatgtCTTAGCTAtcctttacctattagtctCCCTAGACTACTAATCTTACCTTGatttttaagaatcttttatatttatctaacttatagatatatatttagtgatatttaagtatttaataaccttttactataGTCTTAActacttctatttataattaagagagtttatagctctttaaataaatttcttctgccttctaAATTATATcctaatatagataactctttatattagtatGTAAGCTAGGGAGCCTCTCTagaagcttttaatatatactaatatagggccccttttccttacttaatataaagcttattctatccctttaggcctcctGCTTTCCTGCACTAGATTGGTTTAGAGGCtaaggtaagctccctctCTCTAGcaagttcttaaagctagctagactctcttaactcTTATAACCTTAGGTCTTCTGTTaggtacctatatatattttatgcTATAGTATCCCTGCTAggaatactatattaaatagaatataatttcttgCTTATATCTTAGtaagggttttacttactggcttattacctctctttacctttaggttatcttctattatatagaagaaacctaatagaagtaatTCTAAAGGTATtagtaatagcttaaatctaaactagatatatagttcTAATTCcttatctatctttattaagttattggctttagggcttataaattctatatttttattaataattttatttagttttttatttattaaatatctcTGctataaattaggctaaatttactaaaataagattaattccttaattcatttctttattactgctaggtctttagcctataggttatctCAAAAGGTTGCCATATTTCCATTAAAGCActagtatttattaaaggtaattgtcagattgggagaatgaaatgatcgcttgtatctaggtaaaacctcggcaagatgccggaagttgagggatttagatacagaatttcccctcttctagaagaaggacaatacacaagctttccaacaatTAAGAGTCTCATTCgcaagaaaaactactataagtgtAACCGAGAAGGAAAGCCTAGTGCTCGCCGAAGACATTCAGAACGATGACCAATCAGACGATCAGGCTTGAATCCAGCAACGAGTGGATCAGCTGGTAcaaggccctaaaggtcaAATCAAAGAATGAGGATCTATGGGCCTACATCGACCCAACGGCATCCAATAAGCCCACCCTTAAGGTGGTCGCACCCGTACCCCCCGATATATCGGCGGTAGGACGGCGAAGCGCTACAGCCGCCAGAGCGGCAACTACCATagaagcatcatcttcatcaacacaagAGACAGCCACGCAGGAAGTCGATCCCCCTGTTGTCGAACCAGACGGAAACCATACCGAATACGAAATACAGACTCAACAAATACCGTATCTTACGGAGAAAGATCACCGAACGGTCGCCACGATGAGGGCGACATACGAGACATATCtgaagaactataaggacttaaagaggAGGACATCTATTATTCAAGATTGGGTGCTAGATACAGTAGATGAAGGGATTGCGAGGCACCATTTTTCAGAAGATGATACTCTAGCGGAATGGGTTCAGTCTCTCCATGATGAGTTCTCCTTAACGCAAACAGAGCGGAAGCAGGAGGCTCGCCGAGCATACAGAGAAGTCTTGGCGAAACCCATACGCCGTAGATACACAACCTATAAAGGAGCGAGTGACTGGCTTAAGCGATGGAGGACCTCAATCAATGAAGCCCGAGATGTAGGCCTgcaagaggctgaagaggcagatCAGTGGTTTCCTGATCTTATTACGGCTTTAAGGTCAACCCCACTAGAGTCGTGGGCAAACGCCTACAGTGTCACCCAAATGAATCATGTTCGGTCCAACACCCTATCCATCGGCGTGGTAGCGGCGGATATTCGGCTAGCACTAGCGTCACAGCCAGATACGCagagagctaaagtaagccaTGGAGCCTTCCTAGTTGAACGAGGGGAAGAGGctggagaagaccaagatacCCCGAGGAAGCCCAGGCAAAAGGAgcggaaaggaaagaagcgTCCTCGCCAAGGACCCGGCgaagataaggcaggaagatgTGAAGCATGCGGACTGAGGCATACCTTATCAAACTGCTTTTATGCTTTCCCTGAGAAGGCCTATACTGGGTTCAAACCAGTACAGGCTCTCGCCGACCAGGCGCAGAGAAGgatagaagaaaacaagGAAGGTATAGCTGATCGAATCAGGAAGCTGAAACTAGAAGGATCAGCCTGACTACATCCAGTCGGCTCCGCTTGGCCGAGCGCAGGCCTAACGGTAGCCAACCGTTACCCCCTAAATAAAAGTGTATTATTAGATTCAGGAGCAACTATACATATATTCAGGGACACAAAGCAAATAAAGAACCTTAGGGCAGCagcccttaaggacttcttttgGTCAGGAGTAACACAGGTCCCAATAAAGGGATACGGTGAAGCGCAAATCAAACTCAAGTCAAGCGACGGCACGCCAAGAACACTGCAACTCTATAATATGGCCTTATGCACTACATTAGCCACAAACCTAGTGTCATTTACTAAGCTAAGAAAACGAGGAATTTGGTGGAATACAAGCCCAGAAAACAATTATCTACGGCGTTCAGATAGAAGCAAACTCGGCGAGGTCTCGGAGATCGGAGGGCAACAAGTGCTCAAATATAAGCATTCTCCCCAAGACCCAGAACCAACACAAGCTAGACTAGCAGTAAACACACTTCCTATCCCTCCAAAACGGCGCACATATACAACGTGGACCAAgagaaagccattaagaggtaaCACCTTAATATGGCACCTAAGGTTAGGCCACCCAGGGCCGGAGGCTCTCCGATGCCTAGCCACGTCTGCAAGAGGAGTACGGATAAAGTCAGAGATTCCAACAGGAATACAGCAAATAACCACAGTTAACTGTAACGCATGTAGAGTGGCGAAAGCTCGCCAACTGGTACGCCGCGCTCCTCGAGAGTCGGTTCAAGTTGCAAGTCCAGGAGATCGAATAGCCATAGACTTCCACCCCATATCACCAGGATATGCAGGCTATAGTTCAGTATGGATGTTCACAGACAGAGCATCAGGGTTTACCTGGGACTATTATGCAACCGATCGGACAACCCCCGCCATCCTCTCGGcgctaaaaggcttcttaaatataatgGAAGTACAGTACTCCAAGAAAGTGAAGGTAATCGAATGCGACAATGAGATCACGACGACCCATCCACAAGTATACGCCAAGATAGTTCAGCAAGGAATACGATGTAAACCATCTGCTCCAAACACACAGGCTCAGAATGGTAGTGCAGAAAGAGTAGCTGCAGTTATTATCCAGAAAAGCAGGGCAATAAGGGCAGATGCAAAAATTCCGGAATACCTCTGGCCTGAATcaataaaggcagccacCTATCTCTACAACCGTACGCCATCGGTTCGGAGACAGCACAAGTCACCATATAAGATATTCCACTTGGAGTGCGTAGCCAAGCAGTCGGCAAAACCAGACCTATCACACCTCAGAGCATACAGATATAAAGCGTTTACACTAACAAAGGATGCACAACTGCAACGCAACAGATTGCATCATCAAACCCCTAgaggatggattggataCCTAGTAGGATATACATCAAGTAATTCCTACAGGATCTGGAACCCGTTGAACAAGGAGGTATTCTCAACGCGGGATATTACCTTCAATGAACACCAGTGCTTCGACGGAAACACGGCGACCCTTCGAGATGACCTACGGGCCGAAGACCTAGCGGCGATAGAGAAACGAATCAAGGAACTAATCTCACTTCAGCAAACTCAGCCTAATCCATGGCAGAGGCATCTGGCAAATGAAGAACCAGATAAAATTACTGACGAAAAtgtagaatttataagccctgAAGCCGACAACTCGGTAAAGACAGGCGAGGAATCGGAACCATACACCCAGTTCAGATTCGAGCTATTACCAACACCCCCGGAATCACCCCCATCGGGTTTCTTCCATGCAATAGAAGATgacctaaaggtaaagaggGGTGGTGAGCCAGTAAGTAGAACCCTCGCCGAGATGCAAGCGAGAAATCGTATTCCATTCAATATAGCGTTCCTGGCAGGGACGCTATAGCAcaaaatatatataggcaccCGACGGAAGACCTAAGGTCGCAAGAGTCAAGAGAGTCTAGCcagcttcaagaacttgccagagggagggagcttacctCAGCCTCTAAACTAATCTAATGCAAGAAAGCaggaggcctaaagggataggataagctctgCACTAGGCGAGGAAAAGGGGCCCTATGTCAGTATATATTAGAAGCTTCTAGAGAGGCTCCCTAGCTTACATACTAACataaagagttatctatACCGGGATGCAATccagaaggcagaagaagctcatttagagagctataaactctcttaattatagatagaagtagctaagaCCACGGTAAAGGGTTACCGAATACTTGGATATTACTAGGtgtatatctataagttagataaatacagaagattcctaaaaatcAAGGTAAGATTGGTAGTCTGGGGAGACTAATAGGCAAAGGATAGCCGAGATACATATGTAGCTACACTGGCCGGAATGTCTTTTAGGGTTCTAATGGCAATTGCAACCAGATTTGACTACAAGATGCTCCAGTATGATGCAGTCAATACATTCATACAATCAACATTAGATGAAGACATATATATGGAAATGCTGATGGGTTACTGAAAACCTGGCGTggtccttaagctataaaaggcattatatagactctaaaggttacctctCTTATGGcaaaaacactttaagaaaggtctattacaTACGGGATTTTGCCAAGTACTCGGCAAGGACTGTTATTAGGTCTAAGGcgatatagtatttttcttctatgtGGATGACTGTATCCTCTGCTACCTGaaggaataagaagaaaaggcaaaagatctaataaagaagttgcaagagatatattatatcgaaggaggcaagaccctATAATGGTTcttaggcattaaggtcATAAGGGACAGACCAAACTGTCGCCTATAGCTCTCCTAAGCTGTATATATCAACAAAATGTGATGATTACTTCCAGACCCCTTACCGAGATACAGAGCAGTCGTCCCGATA
This DNA window, taken from Fusarium fujikuroi IMI 58289 draft genome, chromosome FFUJ_chr11, encodes the following:
- a CDS encoding related to retrotransposon HobS hobase — protein: MALCTTLATNLVSFTKLRKRGIWWNTSPENNYLRRSDRSKLGEVSEIGGQQVLKYKHSPQDPEPTQARLAVNTLPIPPKRRTYTTWTKRKPLRGNTLIWHLRLGHPGPEALRCLATSARGVRIKSEIPTGIQQITTVNCNACRVAKARQLVRRAPRESVQVASPGDRIAIDFHPISPGYAGYSSVWMFTDRASGFTWDYYATDRTTPAILSALKGFLNIMEVQYSKKVKVIECDNEITTTHPQVYAKIVQQGIRCKPSAPNTQAQNGSAERVAAVIIQKSRAIRADAKIPEYLWPESIKAATYLYNRTPSVRRQHKSPYKIFHLECVAKQSAKPDLSHLRAYRYKAFTLTKDAQLQRNRLHHQTPRGWIGYLVGYTSSNSYRIWNPLNKEVFSTRDITFNEHQCFDGNTATLRDDLRAEDLAAIEKRIKELISLQQTQPNPWQRHLANEEPDKITDENVEFISPEADNSVKTGEESEPYTQFRFELLPTPPESPPSGFFHAIEDDLKVKRGGEPVSRTLAEMQARNRIPFNIAFLAGTL
- a CDS encoding related to small s protein, encoding MDPLSSVGLASNILQFVEFSVKLVSKGVEIYSSTDGAPVQHADLRASLDNLRELAAPFRQRKNLRLSRDPDEIRIVQTAIACNEIAHDLEDALDGLVATPHSMTSSVLKALQSVWEQGKIDYMVGRLEGYRSDLQLMMINAVLNRQSFLQRSIDTLKSNNDELGIKSDVMLARVQDLKDELRDILHASQHSMPGVDAAFLPHFADNALRDKLGELYAEAQEIAKATDMLRSLRFHRMTLRRHNVADRHLTTLEWAYEKHHEGQRLHFREWLERGKGVYWVTGNAGSGKSTLMKFVYLDPRTKQYLRSWAGQQQNLVMADFFFWKPGAELERSQSGLLRSLLYEVLRQMPAIMPRVLGARWDDWITDEPWTLSELQEIFRLVSEKSRTSNHPDIKFCFFVDGLDEYMGQSHEIAQAVQELSDTPNIKLCVSSRPWNTFEAAFGHDEKALLRVHEHNREDIRRYVHEILGQHRSFKQLVLENQEYQRVLHKIVSKAKGVFLWVFLVVRNMKESLPNEDTVKMMERIVDDFPSELEDYFGRMLDIIVPRYHEASSRILLGVMESNTLIPLTLVAHILPEEEDGPVSVDHLHSSRKLRARLKAYCGDLMTVVEDLGYRTNFTDCHERIDFLHRTVNDYLHSPPVKCKLQSRVPQCFNPSESIVQTASRYFKFANQSINIALPHPVVEILISEAAKLEDVEYEYDVSIVDEVREYVVKSNTGPSNREFVKVALQRGLYSYIRERFKDMSVFRCGLDATWALRYVLFEVDFHGQQQAIVAYKIKPRMVRALLDRGANPNAMAVDGTTSDISALQFLSKPQASIWVNYVSRLVPDETVSALLKPSIDSQVFEAEMCGIFVEHGAEYSAALTGRQNVRGALQMYFGDMPREAERLELLARRWRRRGMISWAVEPSASGQELLRPDTGRPHSHSPKPGRLSPNMDSGGRRRDKMRDKFKSWLL